A single Vulpes lagopus strain Blue_001 chromosome 3, ASM1834538v1, whole genome shotgun sequence DNA region contains:
- the SLC9A3R2 gene encoding Na(+)/H(+) exchange regulatory cofactor NHE-RF2 isoform X3: MIPALTAYIREAPQARATRAAAARLQPPPRVTEHPLCGCWALCSPPGLRLGGGPGPGPCPPAPAPEPRCRMPEDVGGPPRELRPRLCHLRKGPQGYGFNLHSDKSRPGQYIRSVDPGSPAAHSGLRAQDRLIEVNGQNVEGLRHAEVVASIKAQEDEARLLVVDPETDEHFKRLRVTPTEEHVEGPLPSPVTNGTSPAQLNGGSACSSRSDLPGLDKDTEDSNTWKRDPFQESGLHLSPTAAEAKEKARATRVNKRAPQMDWNRKREIFSNF; the protein is encoded by the exons ATGATCCCTGCTCTGACAGCCTATATCCGAGAGGcacctcagg CCCGGGCaacccgagccgccgccgcccgcctccAGCCACCGCCCCGTGTAACTGAGCACCCGCTCTGCGGCTGCTGGGCGCTCTGTTCACCGCCAGGGCTGCGGCTGGGAGGGGGCCCGGGGCCTGGCCCCTGCCCGCcggcccctgccccagagccccgCTGCAGGATGCCAGAG GATGTCGGTGGGCCCCCCAGGGAGCTACGCCCTCGGCTCTGCCACCTGAGAAAGGGCCCCCAAGGTTACGGGTTCAACCTGCACAGTGACAAGTCCCGGCCAGGACAGTACATCCGCTCTGTGGACCCAGGCTCGCCTGCCGCTCACTCTGGCCTCCGCGCCCAGGACAGACTCATCGAG GTGAATGGGCAGAATGTGGAGGGGCTGCGCCACGCAGAGGTGGTCGCCAGCATCAAGGCACAGGAGGATGAGGCCCGGCTGCTGGTGGTGGACCCCGAAACGGATGAGCACTTCAAGCGGCTACGGGTCACACCTACTGAGGAGCATGTGGAAG GTCCACTGCCATCACCAGTCACCAATGGGACCAGCCCTGCCCAG CTGAACGGTGGCTCAGCGTGTTCATCCCGAAGTGATCTGCCTGGCTTAGACAAGGACACTGAG GACAGCAACACCTGGAAGCGTGACCCCTTTCAGGAGAGCGGCCTCCATCTGAGCCCCACAGCAGCCGAAGCCAAGGAGAAGGCGAGAGCCACCCGGGTCAACAAGCGGGCGCCACAGATGGACTGGAACCGGAAGCGCGAGATCTTCAGCAACTTCTGA
- the SLC9A3R2 gene encoding Na(+)/H(+) exchange regulatory cofactor NHE-RF2 isoform X2: MIPALTAYIREAPQAARATRAAAARLQPPPRVTEHPLCGCWALCSPPGLRLGGGPGPGPCPPAPAPEPRCRMPEDVGGPPRELRPRLCHLRKGPQGYGFNLHSDKSRPGQYIRSVDPGSPAAHSGLRAQDRLIEVNGQNVEGLRHAEVVASIKAQEDEARLLVVDPETDEHFKRLRVTPTEEHVEGPLPSPVTNGTSPAQLNGGSACSSRSDLPGLDKDTEDSNTWKRDPFQESGLHLSPTAAEAKEKARATRVNKRAPQMDWNRKREIFSNF, encoded by the exons ATGATCCCTGCTCTGACAGCCTATATCCGAGAGGcacctcagg CAGCCCGGGCaacccgagccgccgccgcccgcctccAGCCACCGCCCCGTGTAACTGAGCACCCGCTCTGCGGCTGCTGGGCGCTCTGTTCACCGCCAGGGCTGCGGCTGGGAGGGGGCCCGGGGCCTGGCCCCTGCCCGCcggcccctgccccagagccccgCTGCAGGATGCCAGAG GATGTCGGTGGGCCCCCCAGGGAGCTACGCCCTCGGCTCTGCCACCTGAGAAAGGGCCCCCAAGGTTACGGGTTCAACCTGCACAGTGACAAGTCCCGGCCAGGACAGTACATCCGCTCTGTGGACCCAGGCTCGCCTGCCGCTCACTCTGGCCTCCGCGCCCAGGACAGACTCATCGAG GTGAATGGGCAGAATGTGGAGGGGCTGCGCCACGCAGAGGTGGTCGCCAGCATCAAGGCACAGGAGGATGAGGCCCGGCTGCTGGTGGTGGACCCCGAAACGGATGAGCACTTCAAGCGGCTACGGGTCACACCTACTGAGGAGCATGTGGAAG GTCCACTGCCATCACCAGTCACCAATGGGACCAGCCCTGCCCAG CTGAACGGTGGCTCAGCGTGTTCATCCCGAAGTGATCTGCCTGGCTTAGACAAGGACACTGAG GACAGCAACACCTGGAAGCGTGACCCCTTTCAGGAGAGCGGCCTCCATCTGAGCCCCACAGCAGCCGAAGCCAAGGAGAAGGCGAGAGCCACCCGGGTCAACAAGCGGGCGCCACAGATGGACTGGAACCGGAAGCGCGAGATCTTCAGCAACTTCTGA
- the NTHL1 gene encoding endonuclease III-like protein 1 isoform X4 — protein MCSPRDSGLSLAAVRMMTRSRSGGPGAAPRRGGEEAAPLQRREAAAEGKKSPSLAKHQRKTQKLKVAYEAPGHEKGESHKALEALGWEPRDWRQQLENIRTMRSGKDAPVDWLGVEHCHDPSAPPKVQRYQLLLSLMLSSQTKDQVTAGAMQRLRARGLTVDSILQTDDATLGSLIYPVGFWRSKVKYIKQTSAILQQRYGGDIPASVAELVALPGVGPKMAHLAMAVAWGIVSGIGSCGGRSTDCWWASASRHVCPCVLAAGPASTASCAPLHGAQSP, from the exons ATGTGTAGTCCTCGGGACTCTGGCTTGAGCCTGGCCGCCGTGAGGATGATGACCCGGAGCCGgagcggggggccgggggccgcaccgcggcggggtggggaggaggcggCCCCGCTCCAGAGGCGGGAGGCGGCTGCAG aaggaaagaaaagccctAGCCTTGCAAAGCATCAGCGGAAGACACAAAAACTGAAGGTGGCCTACGAAGCCCCAGGTCACGAGAAAGGAGAGAGCCACAAAGCCCTGGAGGCACTAGGTTGGGAGCCCCGGGACTGGCGGCAGCAGCTGGAGAATATCCGCACCATGAGGAGTGGGAAGGACGCCCCCGTGGACTGGCTGGGGGTTGAGCACTGCCATGACCCCAGCGCACCCCCGAAG GTGCAGAGGTACCAGCTGCTACTGTCACTGATGCTCTCCAGCCAAACCAAAGACCAGGTGACAGCAGGCGCCATGCAGCGGCTGCGCGCTCGCGGCCTGACGGTGGACAGCATCCTACAGACAGACGACGCCACACTGGGCTCGCTCATCTACCCCGTAGGCTTCTGGAGG AGCAAGGTAAAGTACATCAAGCAGACCAGTGCCATCCTGCAGCAGCGCTACGGCGGGGACATCCCAGCGTCTGTGGCGGAGCTGGTGGCACTGCCCGGCGTGGGTCCCAAGATGGCACACCTGGCCATGGCGGTGGCCTGGGGCATTGTGTCAGGCATCG GGAGCTGTGGGGGGAGATCAACGGACTGTTGGTGGGCTTCGGCCAGCAGACATGTCTGCCCGTGCGTCCTCGCTGCGGGGCCTGCCTCAACCGCATCCTGTGCCCCGCTGCACGGAGCCCAGAGCCCCTGA
- the NTHL1 gene encoding endonuclease III-like protein 1 isoform X3, translated as MCSPRDSGLSLAAVRMMTRSRSGGPGAAPRRGGEEAAPLQRREAAAEGKKSPSLAKHQRKTQKLKVAYEAPGHEKGESHKALEALGWEPRDWRQQLENIRTMRSGKDAPVDWLGVEHCHDPSAPPKVQRYQLLLSLMLSSQTKDQVTAGAMQRLRARGLTVDSILQTDDATLGSLIYPVGFWRSKVKYIKQTSAILQQRYGGDIPASVAELVALPGVGPKMAHLAMAVAWGIVSGIAVDTHVHRIANRLRWTRTMTTSPEKTRAALEEWLPRELWGEINGLLVGFGQQTCLPVRPRCGACLNRILCPAARSPEPLTPAPAP; from the exons ATGTGTAGTCCTCGGGACTCTGGCTTGAGCCTGGCCGCCGTGAGGATGATGACCCGGAGCCGgagcggggggccgggggccgcaccgcggcggggtggggaggaggcggCCCCGCTCCAGAGGCGGGAGGCGGCTGCAG aaggaaagaaaagccctAGCCTTGCAAAGCATCAGCGGAAGACACAAAAACTGAAGGTGGCCTACGAAGCCCCAGGTCACGAGAAAGGAGAGAGCCACAAAGCCCTGGAGGCACTAGGTTGGGAGCCCCGGGACTGGCGGCAGCAGCTGGAGAATATCCGCACCATGAGGAGTGGGAAGGACGCCCCCGTGGACTGGCTGGGGGTTGAGCACTGCCATGACCCCAGCGCACCCCCGAAG GTGCAGAGGTACCAGCTGCTACTGTCACTGATGCTCTCCAGCCAAACCAAAGACCAGGTGACAGCAGGCGCCATGCAGCGGCTGCGCGCTCGCGGCCTGACGGTGGACAGCATCCTACAGACAGACGACGCCACACTGGGCTCGCTCATCTACCCCGTAGGCTTCTGGAGG AGCAAGGTAAAGTACATCAAGCAGACCAGTGCCATCCTGCAGCAGCGCTACGGCGGGGACATCCCAGCGTCTGTGGCGGAGCTGGTGGCACTGCCCGGCGTGGGTCCCAAGATGGCACACCTGGCCATGGCGGTGGCCTGGGGCATTGTGTCAGGCATCG CGGTggacacacatgtgcacagaaTCGCCAACAGACTCAGGTGGACCAGGACCATGACCACGTCCCCAGAGAAGACGCGCGCTGCCCTGGAGGAGTGGCTGCCCCG GGAGCTGTGGGGGGAGATCAACGGACTGTTGGTGGGCTTCGGCCAGCAGACATGTCTGCCCGTGCGTCCTCGCTGCGGGGCCTGCCTCAACCGCATCCTGTGCCCCGCTGCACGGAGCCCAGAGCCCCTGACGCCCGCGCCTGCCCCCTGA
- the NTHL1 gene encoding endonuclease III-like protein 1 isoform X1, producing the protein MCSPRDSGLSLAAVRMMTRSRSGGPGAAPRRGGEEAAPLQRREAAAEGKKSPSLAKHQRKTQKLKVAYEAPGHEKGESHKALEALGWEPRDWRQQLENIRTMRSGKDAPVDWLGVEHCHDPSAPPKVQRYQLLLSLMLSSQTKDQVTAGAMQRLRARGLTVDSILQTDDATLGSLIYPVGFWRSKVKYIKQTSAILQQRYGGDIPASVAELVALPGVGPKMAHLAMAVAWGIVSGIAVDTHVHRIANRLRWTRTMTTSPEKTRAALEEWLPRCDRVGAGGAPLCVPPSLTSLPFTGSCGGRSTDCWWASASRHVCPCVLAAGPASTASCAPLHGAQSP; encoded by the exons ATGTGTAGTCCTCGGGACTCTGGCTTGAGCCTGGCCGCCGTGAGGATGATGACCCGGAGCCGgagcggggggccgggggccgcaccgcggcggggtggggaggaggcggCCCCGCTCCAGAGGCGGGAGGCGGCTGCAG aaggaaagaaaagccctAGCCTTGCAAAGCATCAGCGGAAGACACAAAAACTGAAGGTGGCCTACGAAGCCCCAGGTCACGAGAAAGGAGAGAGCCACAAAGCCCTGGAGGCACTAGGTTGGGAGCCCCGGGACTGGCGGCAGCAGCTGGAGAATATCCGCACCATGAGGAGTGGGAAGGACGCCCCCGTGGACTGGCTGGGGGTTGAGCACTGCCATGACCCCAGCGCACCCCCGAAG GTGCAGAGGTACCAGCTGCTACTGTCACTGATGCTCTCCAGCCAAACCAAAGACCAGGTGACAGCAGGCGCCATGCAGCGGCTGCGCGCTCGCGGCCTGACGGTGGACAGCATCCTACAGACAGACGACGCCACACTGGGCTCGCTCATCTACCCCGTAGGCTTCTGGAGG AGCAAGGTAAAGTACATCAAGCAGACCAGTGCCATCCTGCAGCAGCGCTACGGCGGGGACATCCCAGCGTCTGTGGCGGAGCTGGTGGCACTGCCCGGCGTGGGTCCCAAGATGGCACACCTGGCCATGGCGGTGGCCTGGGGCATTGTGTCAGGCATCG CGGTggacacacatgtgcacagaaTCGCCAACAGACTCAGGTGGACCAGGACCATGACCACGTCCCCAGAGAAGACGCGCGCTGCCCTGGAGGAGTGGCTGCCCCGGTGCGACAGGGTGGGGGCTGGCGGGGCTCccctctgtgtccctccctcACTGACCTCCCTGCCCTTCACAGGGAGCTGTGGGGGGAGATCAACGGACTGTTGGTGGGCTTCGGCCAGCAGACATGTCTGCCCGTGCGTCCTCGCTGCGGGGCCTGCCTCAACCGCATCCTGTGCCCCGCTGCACGGAGCCCAGAGCCCCTGA
- the SLC9A3R2 gene encoding Na(+)/H(+) exchange regulatory cofactor NHE-RF2 isoform X4 codes for MARSGDATTPAPAPGAPPQRPSWALVQDVGGPPRELRPRLCHLRKGPQGYGFNLHSDKSRPGQYIRSVDPGSPAAHSGLRAQDRLIEVNGQNVEGLRHAEVVASIKAQEDEARLLVVDPETDEHFKRLRVTPTEEHVEGPLPSPVTNGTSPAQLNGGSACSSRSDLPGLDKDTEDSNTWKRDPFQESGLHLSPTAAEAKEKARATRVNKRAPQMDWNRKREIFSNF; via the exons ATGGCCCGCTCTGGGGATGCCACAacgccggccccggccccaggagcccctccaCAGAGACCATCCTGGGCACTTGTGCAG GATGTCGGTGGGCCCCCCAGGGAGCTACGCCCTCGGCTCTGCCACCTGAGAAAGGGCCCCCAAGGTTACGGGTTCAACCTGCACAGTGACAAGTCCCGGCCAGGACAGTACATCCGCTCTGTGGACCCAGGCTCGCCTGCCGCTCACTCTGGCCTCCGCGCCCAGGACAGACTCATCGAG GTGAATGGGCAGAATGTGGAGGGGCTGCGCCACGCAGAGGTGGTCGCCAGCATCAAGGCACAGGAGGATGAGGCCCGGCTGCTGGTGGTGGACCCCGAAACGGATGAGCACTTCAAGCGGCTACGGGTCACACCTACTGAGGAGCATGTGGAAG GTCCACTGCCATCACCAGTCACCAATGGGACCAGCCCTGCCCAG CTGAACGGTGGCTCAGCGTGTTCATCCCGAAGTGATCTGCCTGGCTTAGACAAGGACACTGAG GACAGCAACACCTGGAAGCGTGACCCCTTTCAGGAGAGCGGCCTCCATCTGAGCCCCACAGCAGCCGAAGCCAAGGAGAAGGCGAGAGCCACCCGGGTCAACAAGCGGGCGCCACAGATGGACTGGAACCGGAAGCGCGAGATCTTCAGCAACTTCTGA
- the NPW gene encoding neuropeptide W, protein MKGEWLSGGPTPQFRSAPGDLDPACPAGGRQPSTLAWGTGPRGPAGRRALAPGLLLLLLALPAGAWYKHVASPRYPTVGRAAGLLVGLRRSPYLWRRTLRPAASPGAFRGPYTLGLGASLGGPSAGDAGSAAPGPRGALLLPSGLPELLETGRRLSRAALPARAPRSPRAAEPAPGLEPLRGAGRRSPEKQARAFRVPPAQPWSAEPTAFAGPRRSPEPS, encoded by the exons ATGAAGGGAGAG TGGCTCTCTGGCGGCCCGACGCCGCAGTTCCGCAGCGCACCCGGCGacttggaccccgcctgccccgcGGGCGGCCGGCAGCCGAGCACCCTGGCGTGGGGCACGGGGCCGCGGGGCCCTGCGGGCCGGCGGGCGCTCGCgccggggctgctgctgctgctgctggcgctGCCCGCGGGCGCCTGGTACAAGCACGTGGCGAGTCCCCGCTACCCCACCGTGGGCCGCGCCGCGGGCTTGCTCGTGGGGCTGCGCCGCTCGCCCTACCTGTGGCGCCGAACGCTgcgccccgcggcctcccccggggcctTCCGGGGTCCCTACACCCTGGGCCTGGGCGCGTCCCTCGGCGGGCCGTCTGCCGGGGACGCCGGGTCGGCggcgcccgggccccgcggcgccctcctgcttccctctggGCTTCCAGAGCTGCTGGAGACGGGACGCCGGCTCTCCCGCGCTGCGCTCCCGGCCCGTGCGCCCCGGAGCCCGCGCGCCGCCGAGCCCGCGCCCGGACTGGAGCCGCTGCGGGGCGCCGGTCGGCGGAGCCCGGAGAAGCAGGCCAG AGCCTTCCGAGTGCCTCCTGCTCAGCCATGGTCTGCGGAGCCAACTGCCTTCGCGGGCCCCCGCCGCTCCCCAGAGCCATCCTGA
- the NTHL1 gene encoding endonuclease III-like protein 1 isoform X2 produces MCSPRDSGLSLAAVRMMTRSRSGGPGAAPRRGGEEAAPLQRREAAAGKKSPSLAKHQRKTQKLKVAYEAPGHEKGESHKALEALGWEPRDWRQQLENIRTMRSGKDAPVDWLGVEHCHDPSAPPKVQRYQLLLSLMLSSQTKDQVTAGAMQRLRARGLTVDSILQTDDATLGSLIYPVGFWRSKVKYIKQTSAILQQRYGGDIPASVAELVALPGVGPKMAHLAMAVAWGIVSGIAVDTHVHRIANRLRWTRTMTTSPEKTRAALEEWLPRCDRVGAGGAPLCVPPSLTSLPFTGSCGGRSTDCWWASASRHVCPCVLAAGPASTASCAPLHGAQSP; encoded by the exons ATGTGTAGTCCTCGGGACTCTGGCTTGAGCCTGGCCGCCGTGAGGATGATGACCCGGAGCCGgagcggggggccgggggccgcaccgcggcggggtggggaggaggcggCCCCGCTCCAGAGGCGGGAGGCGGCTGCAG gaaagaaaagccctAGCCTTGCAAAGCATCAGCGGAAGACACAAAAACTGAAGGTGGCCTACGAAGCCCCAGGTCACGAGAAAGGAGAGAGCCACAAAGCCCTGGAGGCACTAGGTTGGGAGCCCCGGGACTGGCGGCAGCAGCTGGAGAATATCCGCACCATGAGGAGTGGGAAGGACGCCCCCGTGGACTGGCTGGGGGTTGAGCACTGCCATGACCCCAGCGCACCCCCGAAG GTGCAGAGGTACCAGCTGCTACTGTCACTGATGCTCTCCAGCCAAACCAAAGACCAGGTGACAGCAGGCGCCATGCAGCGGCTGCGCGCTCGCGGCCTGACGGTGGACAGCATCCTACAGACAGACGACGCCACACTGGGCTCGCTCATCTACCCCGTAGGCTTCTGGAGG AGCAAGGTAAAGTACATCAAGCAGACCAGTGCCATCCTGCAGCAGCGCTACGGCGGGGACATCCCAGCGTCTGTGGCGGAGCTGGTGGCACTGCCCGGCGTGGGTCCCAAGATGGCACACCTGGCCATGGCGGTGGCCTGGGGCATTGTGTCAGGCATCG CGGTggacacacatgtgcacagaaTCGCCAACAGACTCAGGTGGACCAGGACCATGACCACGTCCCCAGAGAAGACGCGCGCTGCCCTGGAGGAGTGGCTGCCCCGGTGCGACAGGGTGGGGGCTGGCGGGGCTCccctctgtgtccctccctcACTGACCTCCCTGCCCTTCACAGGGAGCTGTGGGGGGAGATCAACGGACTGTTGGTGGGCTTCGGCCAGCAGACATGTCTGCCCGTGCGTCCTCGCTGCGGGGCCTGCCTCAACCGCATCCTGTGCCCCGCTGCACGGAGCCCAGAGCCCCTGA
- the SLC9A3R2 gene encoding Na(+)/H(+) exchange regulatory cofactor NHE-RF2 isoform X1, with the protein MAAPEPLRPRLCRLVRGEHGYGFHLHGEKGRRGQFIRRVEPGSPAEAAALRAGDRLVEVNGVNVEGETHHQVVQRIKAVEGQTRLLVVDKETDEELRRRQLTCTEEMAQRGLPPTHDPWEPKPDWARASNLSSEAGQKDVGGPPRELRPRLCHLRKGPQGYGFNLHSDKSRPGQYIRSVDPGSPAAHSGLRAQDRLIEVNGQNVEGLRHAEVVASIKAQEDEARLLVVDPETDEHFKRLRVTPTEEHVEGPLPSPVTNGTSPAQLNGGSACSSRSDLPGLDKDTEDSNTWKRDPFQESGLHLSPTAAEAKEKARATRVNKRAPQMDWNRKREIFSNF; encoded by the exons ATGGCCGCCCCGGAGCCGCTGCGGCCGCGCCTGTGCCGCCTGGTGCGCGGGGAGCACGGCTACGGCTTCCACCTGCACGGCGAGAAGGGCCGCCGCGGCCAGTTCATCCGGCGCGTGGAGCCCGGCTCGCCGGCCGAGGCGGCTGCGCTGCGCGCGGGGGACCGGCTGGTCGAGGTCAACGGCGTCAACGTGGAGGGCGAGACGCACCACCAG GTTGTGCAGAGAATCAAGGCTGTGGAAGGCCAGACTCGGCTGCTGGTGGTGGACAAAGAGACAGACGAGGAGCTCCGCCGGCGGCAGCTGACCTGCACAGAGGAGATGGCCCAGCGAGGGCTTCCGCCCACCCACGACCCCTGGGAGCCGAAGCCGGACTGGGCACGTGCAAGCAACCTCAGCTCCGAGGCGGGCCAGAAG GATGTCGGTGGGCCCCCCAGGGAGCTACGCCCTCGGCTCTGCCACCTGAGAAAGGGCCCCCAAGGTTACGGGTTCAACCTGCACAGTGACAAGTCCCGGCCAGGACAGTACATCCGCTCTGTGGACCCAGGCTCGCCTGCCGCTCACTCTGGCCTCCGCGCCCAGGACAGACTCATCGAG GTGAATGGGCAGAATGTGGAGGGGCTGCGCCACGCAGAGGTGGTCGCCAGCATCAAGGCACAGGAGGATGAGGCCCGGCTGCTGGTGGTGGACCCCGAAACGGATGAGCACTTCAAGCGGCTACGGGTCACACCTACTGAGGAGCATGTGGAAG GTCCACTGCCATCACCAGTCACCAATGGGACCAGCCCTGCCCAG CTGAACGGTGGCTCAGCGTGTTCATCCCGAAGTGATCTGCCTGGCTTAGACAAGGACACTGAG GACAGCAACACCTGGAAGCGTGACCCCTTTCAGGAGAGCGGCCTCCATCTGAGCCCCACAGCAGCCGAAGCCAAGGAGAAGGCGAGAGCCACCCGGGTCAACAAGCGGGCGCCACAGATGGACTGGAACCGGAAGCGCGAGATCTTCAGCAACTTCTGA